The following are from one region of the Halogeometricum sp. S3BR5-2 genome:
- a CDS encoding class I SAM-dependent methyltransferase, with translation MGFHTFDVERADALDDEGRYRYCSREELLSLLDPDPDAVVADLGSGTGFYTDDVAPHVGACHAVDVQAEMHEFYREKGAPDNVEFVTADVASLPFEDGELDAAFSTMVYHEFASEEAFAELARVIRPGGRLVTVDWSKTGDGADGPPTDERFGLGDCVAALEENGFGVVSATTRRETFVCVARRR, from the coding sequence ATGGGATTCCACACGTTCGACGTCGAACGCGCCGACGCCCTCGACGACGAGGGGCGCTACCGCTACTGCTCGCGGGAGGAACTGCTCTCGCTTCTGGACCCGGACCCGGACGCCGTCGTGGCCGACCTGGGGAGCGGAACGGGCTTTTACACCGACGACGTGGCCCCCCACGTCGGCGCCTGTCACGCCGTCGACGTGCAGGCGGAGATGCACGAGTTCTACCGCGAGAAGGGGGCGCCCGACAACGTCGAGTTCGTGACGGCCGACGTGGCGTCGCTTCCCTTCGAGGACGGCGAACTCGACGCGGCGTTCTCGACGATGGTCTACCACGAGTTCGCGAGCGAAGAGGCGTTCGCGGAACTCGCGCGCGTGATTCGCCCCGGCGGCCGACTCGTCACCGTCGACTGGTCGAAGACGGGCGACGGCGCGGACGGCCCGCCGACGGACGAGCGGTTCGGACTCGGGGACTGCGTCGCCGCCTTAGAAGAGAACGGGTTCGGCGTCGTCTCGGCGACGACGCGGCGCGAGACGTTCGTCTGCGTCGCCCGTCGCCGCTGA
- a CDS encoding rubrerythrin-like domain-containing protein, producing MVMNHAKVDPYSPTEGYYECRDCDARISGTGITTCEECGSDAVFNISVSRE from the coding sequence ATGGTGATGAACCACGCGAAAGTCGACCCGTACTCCCCGACGGAGGGCTACTACGAGTGCCGCGACTGCGACGCGCGCATCTCGGGGACGGGAATCACGACGTGCGAGGAGTGCGGCAGCGACGCCGTGTTCAATATCTCGGTCTCCCGGGAGTAA
- a CDS encoding DUF368 domain-containing protein: MSKASDDAGGAVTASWFVVFLKGVCMGAADAVPGVSGGTIALVTGVYERLIAAVTAVSPGRIVDVLKGVTPGGRADAAAALREMDVRFLLVLGAGIATAVVSITRVVHVGITDFPVPTFGFFFGLIAASAWVLFSEVEVDTPGRIGAAVAGFVFAFVVSGQAASSLGTSAPVTFVAGAIAISAMILPGISGSLLLILLGQYEYMTGTLRTFVDGLLGLVLGGPVAPVVESGVVVVAFMLGALVGLFTVAHAVRWALEHYREPTLAFLVALIVGALRAPVESASNQLAELGRAWTTEGYAVFAVTAVLGAVVVLLVDRYAGLAEIDDDEAETEDTAARSVD, translated from the coding sequence ATGTCGAAGGCTTCCGACGACGCGGGGGGGGCGGTCACCGCCTCGTGGTTCGTCGTGTTCCTCAAGGGCGTCTGCATGGGCGCCGCCGACGCCGTCCCCGGCGTCTCCGGCGGCACCATCGCGCTCGTTACCGGAGTGTACGAGCGACTCATCGCGGCCGTCACGGCCGTCTCGCCCGGTCGAATCGTCGACGTCCTCAAGGGCGTCACCCCCGGCGGTCGCGCCGACGCCGCCGCGGCCCTCCGCGAGATGGACGTCCGCTTCCTCCTCGTTCTCGGCGCCGGCATCGCCACCGCCGTCGTCAGCATCACCCGCGTCGTCCACGTGGGCATCACCGACTTCCCCGTCCCGACGTTCGGCTTCTTCTTCGGCCTCATCGCCGCCTCGGCGTGGGTGCTGTTCTCCGAAGTCGAGGTGGACACGCCCGGACGAATCGGGGCCGCCGTCGCCGGGTTCGTCTTCGCGTTCGTCGTCTCCGGACAGGCCGCCTCGTCGCTGGGGACGAGCGCTCCGGTCACGTTCGTGGCGGGCGCCATCGCCATCAGCGCGATGATCCTCCCCGGCATCTCGGGGTCGCTCCTCCTCATCCTCCTCGGGCAGTACGAGTACATGACGGGGACGCTGCGGACGTTCGTCGACGGCCTTCTCGGATTGGTCCTCGGCGGGCCGGTCGCCCCCGTCGTCGAGAGCGGCGTCGTCGTCGTCGCGTTCATGCTCGGCGCCCTCGTCGGCCTGTTCACCGTCGCACACGCGGTCCGCTGGGCGCTCGAACACTACCGCGAACCGACGCTCGCCTTCCTCGTCGCCCTCATCGTCGGCGCCCTCCGCGCCCCGGTGGAGAGCGCGTCGAACCAACTGGCGGAACTCGGCCGCGCGTGGACGACGGAGGGCTACGCCGTCTTCGCCGTCACGGCCGTCCTCGGCGCCGTCGTCGTCCTCCTCGTGGACCGCTACGCCGGACTGGCGGAGATAGACGACGACGAGGCGGAGACCGAAGACACCGCGGCCCGCAGCGTCGACTGA
- the aglM gene encoding UDP-glucose 6-dehydrogenase AglM: protein MKLSIIGSGYVGTTIAACFAEVGHDVVNVDIDEDVVATLNSGESPIHEPGLDDLIEEHAGDRLRATTDYEAVLDTDATFLALSTPSTDDGHIDLSIMEAAAESLGATLAEKDDYHLVVTKSTVVPTTTEEVIAPVLEEASGKRVGEGFDVGMNPEFLREGSAVEDFLDPDKVVLGSQTDRAAETLRAVFDPLVEQASDAAVVETGIREAEMIKYANNAFLAAKISLVNDLANICKEYDVDSSEVLDAIGLDSRIGSEFLGAGVGWGGSCFPKDVAAIVAAARDVGYEPAMLEAAVAVNDRQPVRMLDILRDHVDPSGARVAVLGLAFKPGTDDVRNSRAIPLIDALLDAGADVVGYDPVATENFREKFPDIDYADSAGAALDGADAALVVTDWDEFAALYDEFDAMNEPVVVDGRSIVTRRDDIVYESLV, encoded by the coding sequence ATGAAACTGAGCATCATCGGCAGCGGCTACGTCGGGACGACCATCGCGGCCTGCTTCGCGGAGGTCGGACACGACGTGGTCAACGTCGACATCGACGAGGACGTCGTGGCGACGCTGAACAGCGGCGAGTCGCCCATCCACGAACCCGGTCTCGACGACCTCATCGAGGAGCACGCCGGCGACCGCCTCCGCGCGACGACCGACTACGAGGCGGTCCTCGACACCGACGCGACGTTCCTCGCGCTGTCGACGCCCTCCACCGACGACGGCCACATCGACCTCTCCATCATGGAGGCCGCCGCGGAGTCGCTCGGCGCGACGCTGGCCGAGAAGGACGACTACCACCTCGTCGTCACGAAGAGCACCGTCGTCCCGACGACGACCGAGGAGGTCATCGCGCCCGTCCTTGAGGAGGCCTCCGGCAAGCGGGTCGGCGAAGGGTTCGACGTGGGCATGAACCCCGAGTTCCTGCGCGAGGGCAGCGCCGTCGAGGACTTCCTCGACCCCGACAAGGTCGTCCTCGGGTCGCAGACCGACCGCGCGGCGGAGACGCTCCGCGCGGTGTTCGACCCCCTCGTCGAACAGGCCTCCGACGCCGCCGTCGTCGAGACGGGCATCCGCGAGGCCGAGATGATAAAGTACGCCAACAACGCGTTCCTCGCGGCGAAGATATCGCTCGTGAACGACCTCGCCAACATCTGCAAGGAGTACGACGTCGACTCCTCGGAGGTGCTGGACGCCATCGGTCTGGACTCCCGCATCGGTTCGGAGTTCCTCGGCGCGGGCGTCGGGTGGGGCGGCAGTTGCTTCCCGAAGGACGTCGCCGCCATCGTCGCCGCCGCGCGCGACGTGGGCTACGAACCGGCGATGCTGGAGGCCGCCGTCGCGGTGAACGACCGCCAACCCGTCCGGATGCTCGACATCCTCCGCGACCACGTCGACCCGTCGGGCGCGCGCGTCGCCGTCCTCGGCCTCGCGTTCAAACCGGGTACCGACGACGTGCGCAACTCCCGCGCGATTCCGCTCATCGACGCCCTCCTCGACGCCGGCGCCGACGTCGTCGGCTACGACCCCGTCGCCACCGAGAACTTCCGCGAGAAGTTCCCCGACATCGACTACGCCGACTCCGCGGGCGCCGCCCTCGACGGCGCGGACGCCGCCCTCGTCGTCACCGACTGGGACGAGTTCGCCGCCCTCTACGACGAGTTCGACGCGATGAACGAACCGGTCGTCGTCGACGGCCGCAGCATCGTCACCCGCCGCGACGACATCGTCTACGAGTCGCTCGTCTGA